From Halotia branconii CENA392, the proteins below share one genomic window:
- a CDS encoding element excision factor XisH family protein, translating into MPFTNDPLYIRISDAVKVQIDLAAENAIAAERDTEKIAYVW; encoded by the coding sequence GTGCCATTCACCAATGACCCTTTATATATTCGTATCAGCGATGCAGTTAAAGTGCAAATAGATTTAGCCGCAGAAAATGCGATCGCCGCAGAACGCGACACTGAAAAAATAGCATATGTCTGGTAG